One window from the genome of Leptospira broomii serovar Hurstbridge str. 5399 encodes:
- a CDS encoding mechanosensitive ion channel family protein produces MHEIDWPTILRFHWVIGPAFAALGILLGYIFGGFIVPKLAANLTKDKLDKRHPLYLALLSFVRYFFLILGLYAAIHASSLHPETRISYFLYLKVLTILFFTLSLANVATGFFELFSSKNEGILSSASILNNILRICILLIGGLVILQTLGISVAPALTALGVGGLAVALGLQETLSNLFAGLEVLLSKKVRVGDFITLETGQEGYIEDINWRTTSLRKLNGSTVVIPNSKMSQTTYINYELPSSKVSIGVALSVSYQNDLQRVESICKEVAKLTLQSVYGKATDIEPHVRFQVFGPSSIDLTVTFQLKEITDQYLLKSEFIKSLHEKFKSDGIEFPISTQKKV; encoded by the coding sequence ATGCACGAAATTGATTGGCCAACGATTCTTCGATTCCATTGGGTCATCGGCCCGGCCTTCGCTGCCCTTGGGATTTTGCTCGGTTATATTTTTGGCGGCTTTATAGTTCCAAAGCTCGCGGCGAATCTTACGAAAGATAAATTGGACAAGCGGCATCCTCTCTATCTTGCTTTATTATCCTTCGTACGTTATTTTTTCTTAATATTAGGATTGTATGCCGCGATTCATGCGTCTTCCTTGCATCCAGAGACAAGGATTTCTTACTTCTTATACCTAAAGGTCCTCACAATCTTATTTTTTACGCTTTCTCTTGCTAACGTCGCAACGGGCTTTTTTGAATTATTCTCATCGAAGAACGAAGGCATCCTTTCCTCGGCTTCGATTTTGAACAATATTTTGCGTATCTGCATATTGTTGATCGGCGGATTGGTGATTTTACAAACGCTGGGAATTTCCGTCGCTCCCGCCTTAACCGCATTAGGTGTTGGAGGATTAGCTGTAGCGTTAGGATTACAAGAGACTCTCTCGAATCTTTTCGCCGGACTGGAGGTCTTACTCAGTAAAAAGGTCCGAGTCGGAGATTTCATCACCTTAGAAACCGGACAAGAAGGATATATAGAAGATATCAACTGGAGAACCACTTCTCTACGAAAACTGAACGGGAGTACGGTCGTCATTCCGAACTCAAAAATGTCTCAAACGACTTACATAAATTATGAACTCCCATCTTCGAAGGTATCGATCGGCGTTGCCCTATCCGTCTCCTATCAAAACGATCTTCAAAGAGTGGAAAGTATTTGCAAAGAAGTCGCCAAGCTGACTCTCCAATCCGTTTATGGAAAAGCGACAGACATCGAACCTCACGTCCGTTTCCAGGTATTCGGACCGTCTAGCATAGATTTAACGGTCACGTTTCAATTAAAGGAAATAACCGATCAATATTTACTGAAATCGGAATTTATAAAATCCTTGCATGAAAAGTTCAAATCGGACGGAATCGAATTTCCGATATCCACGCAAAAAAAAGTTTAG
- a CDS encoding LA_0991 family prenyltransferase-like protein: MRIENYRGLWFYIHVLSLDICLGVVGSGAYAVTVTGAKMKWAWWILLPLSVWVVYTADHLLDGRKVGESSVNPRHRFHFEYSKILIVLAFGGAILCAALALLFVREIVFLGGLILSVLAIVHLSLASWGKIRFGKEFSVATIYTLGVWFGPLLVVGFRSWITGVLLILFFLGTVLNLIMNSLMEMDLDEKEGLVYLLGTFSPESARDWVLRFSLLGAVAGLLLAGWTRKFEPAESVSACIFAGLLCAVPGIILRYSDFFSGSQRYRMIGEGIYIIGFIPWILSWY, from the coding sequence ATGCGAATTGAAAATTATCGAGGTCTTTGGTTTTATATCCACGTTCTCAGTTTGGATATTTGCTTAGGGGTAGTCGGGTCCGGGGCTTACGCAGTCACGGTTACAGGCGCTAAGATGAAATGGGCATGGTGGATTCTTCTCCCGCTTAGCGTCTGGGTGGTTTACACGGCAGACCACTTATTGGACGGAAGAAAAGTGGGCGAATCTTCCGTCAACCCTAGGCACAGGTTTCATTTCGAATATTCTAAAATTCTAATAGTACTGGCGTTCGGAGGCGCGATTCTTTGCGCGGCGCTCGCTCTTCTCTTCGTAAGGGAAATCGTATTCCTCGGAGGACTGATCCTTTCCGTTCTCGCAATCGTTCATTTGTCGTTAGCCTCCTGGGGAAAAATCAGGTTCGGAAAAGAATTTTCCGTCGCGACAATTTACACATTGGGAGTTTGGTTCGGTCCCTTGTTAGTAGTAGGTTTCCGATCTTGGATAACGGGAGTCTTACTGATACTTTTCTTTTTGGGAACCGTCTTGAACTTAATTATGAATTCGTTGATGGAAATGGACTTGGACGAAAAAGAAGGACTCGTCTATTTGCTCGGAACGTTTTCACCCGAATCGGCGAGAGACTGGGTGCTTCGATTTTCCTTACTAGGAGCCGTTGCCGGACTTTTACTCGCGGGTTGGACACGCAAATTCGAACCAGCCGAGTCGGTTTCCGCATGTATCTTCGCCGGGTTGCTTTGTGCCGTTCCGGGAATTATCTTACGTTACTCCGATTTCTTTTCAGGTTCCCAACGATATAGAATGATAGGAGAAGGAATCTATATAATCGGTTTTATTCCTTGGATATTATCTTGGTATTAG
- the thiC gene encoding phosphomethylpyrimidine synthase ThiC, producing the protein MDPIQSDFASKYQIPNKEIRLTDGTKYHAYTTEGPWGKGEIPRDFKIGIPKLREPWIRNRSEDSNHSQMYYARRGILTEEMRYVALREGMEPEFVRSEIARGRAIIPSNKKHLELEPMIIGKNFLVKINANIGNSALSSSIEDEVEKLRWAVRWGADTVMDLSTGKNIHETREWVIRNSPVPIGTVPIYQALEKVKGKAENLNLNVFLETLEEQAEQGVDYFTIHSGVLLRYIPLTAKRTTGIVSRGGSIIAKWCLAHHKENFLYERFDEICKVMKKYGVSFSLGDGLRPGSIADANDEAQFGELRTLGELTQKAWEEDIQVMIEGPGHVPMHLIKENVDLQMEICKEAPFYTLGPLVTDIAPGYDHITSAIGAAIIGWHGTAMLCYVTPKEHLGLPDKEDVKQGVIAYKIAAHAADLAKGHPGAKQRDDLLSKARFEFRWEDQFALSLDPETAQSFHDETLPQDRMKTAHFCSMCGPHFCSMNLTQELRKYAEEKGISELDAVSEGMKEKSEEFLEKGASVYIAP; encoded by the coding sequence ATGGACCCAATTCAAAGCGATTTCGCATCGAAATACCAAATTCCCAATAAAGAGATCCGTCTTACGGATGGAACTAAATATCATGCTTATACTACCGAAGGTCCTTGGGGAAAAGGGGAGATCCCACGCGATTTTAAAATCGGAATTCCAAAATTACGCGAGCCCTGGATCCGAAATAGGAGCGAGGACTCGAATCATTCTCAGATGTATTATGCCAGACGGGGTATACTAACCGAAGAGATGAGATACGTAGCTCTGCGAGAAGGTATGGAACCCGAATTCGTGCGCTCCGAAATCGCCCGAGGTCGTGCGATTATTCCATCCAATAAAAAACACTTGGAACTGGAGCCGATGATTATCGGTAAGAATTTTCTGGTAAAGATAAATGCAAATATAGGAAATTCCGCGCTTTCCTCTTCCATCGAAGACGAGGTCGAAAAACTGAGATGGGCTGTTAGGTGGGGAGCCGATACGGTTATGGATCTTTCCACCGGAAAGAACATCCACGAAACTCGCGAATGGGTGATTCGTAACTCGCCGGTTCCGATCGGAACGGTTCCAATATATCAGGCTCTCGAAAAAGTGAAAGGCAAGGCGGAGAATCTAAACCTAAACGTCTTTTTGGAGACATTGGAAGAACAGGCCGAACAAGGAGTGGATTATTTCACGATTCACTCTGGCGTTTTGTTAAGATATATTCCGCTAACAGCCAAACGTACCACGGGCATCGTTTCGAGAGGCGGTTCGATCATCGCGAAATGGTGCTTGGCTCATCATAAAGAAAATTTTCTTTATGAACGGTTCGACGAAATTTGCAAAGTTATGAAAAAATACGGAGTTTCTTTTTCTCTGGGAGACGGACTTCGACCCGGAAGTATCGCGGATGCGAATGACGAGGCTCAGTTCGGAGAATTAAGGACGTTAGGCGAACTAACTCAGAAAGCTTGGGAAGAGGATATTCAAGTCATGATCGAAGGACCGGGTCACGTTCCGATGCATCTCATCAAAGAGAACGTCGATCTTCAGATGGAAATTTGTAAGGAAGCCCCTTTCTATACTCTCGGCCCGCTGGTTACCGATATAGCGCCCGGTTACGATCATATCACTTCGGCGATCGGTGCCGCGATTATCGGCTGGCATGGAACGGCGATGCTTTGTTACGTAACTCCGAAGGAACACTTAGGGCTTCCGGATAAAGAGGACGTCAAGCAAGGAGTGATCGCTTATAAGATCGCGGCGCACGCAGCCGATCTTGCCAAAGGACATCCCGGCGCCAAACAAAGGGATGATTTATTGAGCAAAGCTCGCTTTGAATTTCGTTGGGAAGATCAATTTGCTCTTTCCTTGGATCCGGAAACGGCACAATCATTTCACGATGAAACTTTACCGCAGGATAGGATGAAGACCGCGCATTTTTGTTCTATGTGCGGTCCTCATTTTTGCTCTATGAATCTGACTCAGGAACTTCGAAAATACGCCGAAGAAAAAGGAATATCGGAATTAGATGCGGTAAGCGAGGGAATGAAGGAAAAGTCGGAAGAATTTTTAGAGAAGGGAGCGAGCGTTTATATTGCACCTTGA
- a CDS encoding porin OmpL1: MVRNISKVVLVFAVLFSAASISAKSYVFGSLGTQFDLGQLGGTITKDGLDASNNFDVAPSSANANAGVSPRRAIIPENRLITLQHTTNGLISAKTAGAMTGGVISIGYEKDFGKAFFWRISGNYTRKIMGGDTTAKFAGYEYYNTHWDYNAIQIPVNVGIKLSVSEDAAIYIGAGIHYFKGGWSLAGSNHAEDVHQYLVSTLGAGNTITNLVADGTNPQANWENTRFSVAGFAPNWLIGAQARLTDKGHFFMEAETLYSFQYGVGHTHSLGGIISLSPTPAYPIVLGGTQYRFGYKLEI; encoded by the coding sequence ATGGTTCGTAACATAAGCAAAGTTGTGCTTGTCTTCGCCGTTCTTTTTTCGGCAGCGAGCATAAGCGCAAAATCATACGTCTTCGGGAGCCTTGGTACTCAATTCGACCTCGGGCAACTCGGCGGCACAATCACTAAAGATGGTCTGGATGCATCCAATAACTTTGACGTCGCTCCGTCATCTGCTAATGCTAACGCGGGTGTTTCGCCACGTCGCGCGATCATTCCGGAAAATCGTCTGATCACTCTTCAACACACAACAAACGGATTGATCAGCGCGAAAACCGCCGGAGCCATGACCGGTGGAGTGATATCCATCGGATATGAAAAGGACTTTGGAAAAGCATTCTTCTGGAGAATTTCAGGTAACTATACCAGAAAAATCATGGGTGGAGATACCACTGCAAAGTTTGCTGGATACGAATACTATAATACTCATTGGGATTATAACGCCATTCAAATTCCCGTAAACGTCGGTATCAAACTTTCCGTGTCGGAAGATGCGGCGATTTACATCGGAGCCGGTATTCACTACTTCAAAGGTGGATGGAGTTTAGCTGGTAGTAACCACGCTGAAGACGTACACCAATACTTGGTTTCAACTCTTGGAGCAGGAAACACGATTACGAATCTAGTCGCCGATGGAACAAACCCTCAAGCGAACTGGGAAAATACTCGTTTTAGCGTGGCCGGATTCGCTCCAAACTGGTTGATCGGAGCGCAAGCGAGACTTACCGACAAAGGCCACTTCTTTATGGAAGCGGAGACTCTCTACTCCTTCCAATACGGAGTGGGCCATACTCATTCCTTGGGTGGTATTATCAGCTTATCCCCAACTCCTGCTTATCCGATTGTTTTGGGTGGAACTCAATACCGTTTCGGATACAAGCTCGAAATCTAA
- a CDS encoding protein-L-isoaspartate O-methyltransferase family protein, producing the protein MENHPFGPQPLFESASSIAEREAMVKNQIIARGISDSSVISAMRNVPRHLFLPSESRHLAYLDKAISIGFGQTISQPYIVAYILEKLSLFPKAKVLEVGTGSGYLTALLIEMKAEVVSVEIVPELYQRATEILEIWSPGCTKVHQIRIGDAYEFAMRKDTFNRFVSSACLPKIPETIHPFFLCLREGGLAVFPIFGTGNIQHLVTLLKRNDQWEEKGRIEVKFVPLTGRGGFADK; encoded by the coding sequence ATGGAAAATCATCCTTTTGGGCCACAGCCGCTCTTTGAGTCGGCGAGTTCTATCGCCGAGAGAGAGGCAATGGTGAAAAATCAAATCATCGCGAGAGGAATCTCCGACTCCTCCGTTATCAGCGCGATGAGGAATGTGCCAAGGCATCTTTTTCTACCCTCCGAATCTAGGCATCTCGCATATCTGGATAAAGCGATTTCAATCGGATTCGGACAGACGATTTCACAGCCGTACATCGTTGCCTATATTTTGGAAAAGCTCTCTCTATTTCCGAAAGCGAAAGTTTTGGAAGTAGGAACCGGATCCGGTTATCTGACCGCACTTTTAATCGAAATGAAAGCCGAAGTCGTTTCGGTGGAAATCGTTCCCGAATTGTATCAGAGGGCGACGGAAATTCTAGAGATTTGGTCTCCTGGTTGCACAAAGGTGCATCAGATCCGAATCGGAGACGCATACGAATTCGCGATGCGGAAAGATACTTTTAATCGCTTTGTTTCTTCGGCCTGCCTGCCAAAAATCCCGGAAACCATTCATCCTTTCTTTCTTTGCTTACGCGAAGGCGGACTCGCGGTCTTTCCGATTTTTGGGACGGGGAACATTCAGCATCTAGTCACTTTATTGAAACGTAATGATCAGTGGGAAGAAAAGGGTCGAATCGAAGTAAAATTCGTACCGTTAACCGGAAGAGGCGGCTTTGCCGATAAATAA
- the coaE gene encoding dephospho-CoA kinase (Dephospho-CoA kinase (CoaE) performs the final step in coenzyme A biosynthesis.), whose protein sequence is MSKHPGRDDDAFLVGITGMIGGGKSTASKFFEELGAFRISADEIARKYTDPDSPIKDELVKVLGSEILDESQKPDRKKIAKLVFGNSEKLTALNKLVHPLIRKEFREILKNQAGSRLVAWEVPLLFETDSYTLCDATVCVVSDPKSSLKRTMDRDGISMEEAEARAKSQLSLQEKSERADYVLRNLGDLEDLKKDCAKLFSELKGRMK, encoded by the coding sequence ATGTCGAAGCATCCAGGTAGAGACGACGATGCGTTCTTAGTCGGAATAACCGGAATGATCGGCGGAGGAAAGTCGACTGCCTCAAAGTTCTTTGAAGAGCTGGGAGCCTTCCGGATTAGCGCGGATGAAATCGCCCGAAAGTATACCGACCCTGATAGCCCGATCAAAGACGAACTTGTAAAGGTTTTAGGTTCGGAAATTTTAGATGAGTCTCAAAAACCGGACAGAAAGAAGATCGCAAAGCTGGTATTCGGTAATTCGGAGAAGCTTACGGCCTTAAATAAGCTCGTCCATCCTCTGATTCGAAAGGAATTTCGAGAAATCTTAAAAAATCAGGCGGGAAGTCGCTTGGTGGCGTGGGAAGTCCCTCTCTTATTCGAAACAGACTCTTATACGCTATGTGACGCTACCGTTTGCGTGGTTTCGGACCCGAAATCGTCCTTAAAACGGACCATGGATCGGGACGGTATTTCCATGGAAGAAGCCGAAGCGCGCGCAAAAAGCCAGCTTTCCCTCCAGGAAAAATCGGAAAGAGCCGATTATGTCCTTAGGAACCTAGGGGATTTAGAAGACCTAAAGAAGGATTGTGCAAAGCTGTTCTCGGAACTAAAAGGCAGGATGAAATGA
- a CDS encoding SPOR domain-containing protein, translating into MKEKVFYVINLDNKRITLLSIFLIGLLFSFFFLGVSIGRKRGQVQEDLSLNSLNNSTTAPSSEPTQEQTQHIAKNSLASQNGPREEEIKFRNLPPGSEIVDLRTNVSSTKKEEVAKISADAPTEPHKEKKLVKREKESKKSEIASRKSAHRNEGVFYVQIAAFKGHEKADELKSSMGGKSYVKKTKNGYFTVRIGNFSTREDADKSIKKLPSNLKEKAIVSKE; encoded by the coding sequence ATGAAGGAAAAAGTATTCTACGTAATTAATTTAGATAATAAACGGATCACATTGCTGTCCATTTTTTTAATCGGCCTTCTATTCTCTTTTTTCTTTCTAGGAGTTTCAATAGGAAGAAAAAGAGGTCAAGTTCAGGAAGACTTATCGTTAAATTCGCTTAACAATTCAACGACGGCGCCTTCGTCCGAACCGACCCAAGAACAAACACAGCATATTGCGAAAAATTCCCTCGCTTCTCAGAACGGGCCTCGCGAAGAAGAGATAAAATTTCGTAACCTACCACCGGGATCGGAAATAGTAGATCTACGGACTAACGTTTCTTCTACGAAAAAGGAAGAAGTCGCGAAAATTTCCGCTGATGCCCCAACCGAACCGCATAAAGAGAAAAAACTCGTAAAGCGCGAGAAGGAATCCAAGAAATCGGAAATCGCTTCTCGAAAATCGGCTCACAGGAACGAAGGCGTATTTTATGTTCAGATTGCCGCCTTTAAAGGACATGAAAAAGCGGACGAATTAAAATCATCGATGGGTGGAAAAAGTTACGTAAAAAAAACGAAGAACGGATATTTCACCGTGCGAATAGGAAATTTCTCCACTCGAGAAGATGCTGATAAATCGATTAAAAAACTTCCGTCTAATCTAAAGGAGAAAGCAATAGTTTCAAAAGAATAG
- a CDS encoding FFLEELY motif protein, whose product MDLKELEPVRLAVVRSTIVRLRFTYSDLLTTIKGYDGIPHFFENNLYAPANKEERDNALENLYEKLKTVAGKAMTDSIHQIILLNKITDSLDFDTARIVIENNLMDDGTIRQESLYAAIGEVGRYEDRREQIRMVGETLRFFFSLSKLPMVKLIMAPIKVAASMVGATSLVDTMEAGYGLSSKIKDLNPFIEAFQDRENRLVTKLEDGQKYSYSDGI is encoded by the coding sequence ATGGATCTGAAAGAACTTGAACCAGTTCGTCTAGCCGTAGTCAGATCCACAATTGTCCGCTTGCGTTTTACGTATTCGGATCTTCTTACCACGATAAAAGGCTACGATGGCATTCCTCATTTTTTTGAAAATAATCTGTATGCCCCCGCAAATAAGGAAGAGAGGGATAACGCTCTCGAGAATCTGTACGAAAAACTGAAAACCGTCGCCGGCAAGGCCATGACGGACAGCATTCATCAGATTATTCTCCTGAATAAAATAACGGACTCTCTAGATTTTGATACTGCGAGAATCGTAATCGAGAATAACCTAATGGATGACGGGACCATTAGGCAGGAAAGTCTCTACGCCGCCATCGGAGAAGTGGGACGATATGAAGATCGAAGGGAACAAATTCGGATGGTCGGCGAGACTTTGCGGTTCTTTTTTTCCCTCTCAAAACTTCCGATGGTAAAATTGATTATGGCTCCCATTAAAGTCGCGGCATCCATGGTCGGAGCCACGTCTCTAGTCGATACGATGGAAGCAGGCTACGGCCTTTCTAGTAAAATCAAGGACTTGAATCCCTTTATAGAAGCGTTTCAAGATCGTGAAAATCGTTTGGTTACCAAGTTAGAAGACGGACAAAAATACTCCTATAGCGACGGAATTTAA
- a CDS encoding VOC family protein, whose protein sequence is MESRISIITLGVSDLQRSLKFYKDGLGWPLSGASEEAIAFFRTGGIVLALFPREDLADDATVDSAGTGFRGFTLAHNVRLAEDVDRTLDFVKQNGGKIVRPAHDAFWGGRSGYFSDPDGFLWEVAWNPHFPMNEDGSIRLPI, encoded by the coding sequence ATGGAATCTCGCATCAGCATTATCACTCTCGGAGTTTCCGATTTGCAACGTTCTTTAAAATTTTATAAGGACGGACTCGGATGGCCTCTCTCGGGCGCTAGTGAAGAAGCCATCGCTTTTTTTCGCACGGGAGGAATCGTTCTGGCATTGTTTCCGAGAGAGGATCTGGCTGACGATGCTACGGTAGATTCCGCAGGTACCGGCTTCAGAGGATTTACTCTCGCTCATAATGTCCGACTCGCGGAGGACGTGGACCGCACGCTGGATTTCGTAAAACAGAATGGAGGCAAAATCGTTCGGCCCGCGCACGATGCGTTTTGGGGAGGACGTTCCGGTTATTTTTCCGATCCGGACGGTTTTTTATGGGAAGTGGCATGGAATCCTCATTTTCCCATGAACGAAGACGGAAGCATCCGGTTACCTATTTAA
- a CDS encoding CPBP family intramembrane glutamic endopeptidase — MSDYRSFPGLPGSILIVLATILVTFTVGFLFNQIGHASGIRFTETALLGITNTVSIGFVTIAGWYFTRRRFSEVFSFQKPKLLESLSIILTCIGFTILISEIDNVFSLVVPKPDFILDMLNRLFSDDDLLGTSITLMVVAPFTEEFLFRGLIFDGLKRNYSFGTAALLTALLFGILHLNPWQFLGAGIVGYYFAWLVAKTGSIAQPILAHMVFNGFPILVKHGFQIKIEGYTGESMANGLLQPVWLDILGVIITAFGILISSYLFRQGSKLAD; from the coding sequence ATGAGTGATTATCGAAGTTTCCCCGGATTGCCCGGATCTATCCTGATCGTATTGGCTACGATTTTAGTGACGTTCACCGTCGGATTCCTATTCAATCAAATCGGTCATGCATCGGGAATCCGTTTTACTGAAACCGCGCTTCTAGGGATCACAAACACAGTTTCGATAGGATTCGTCACTATCGCAGGTTGGTATTTTACAAGACGACGATTCTCGGAAGTCTTTTCATTTCAAAAACCTAAATTATTGGAGTCTCTATCGATCATCCTTACATGTATCGGCTTTACTATACTAATCTCCGAAATCGATAACGTTTTCTCTTTAGTTGTACCCAAACCGGATTTTATTTTAGATATGTTGAATCGACTTTTTTCCGACGACGATCTACTTGGAACCAGCATCACCTTAATGGTCGTCGCGCCGTTCACGGAAGAATTTTTATTTCGAGGGCTTATTTTCGACGGCTTAAAACGAAACTACTCCTTTGGAACGGCCGCATTACTTACCGCCTTATTATTCGGTATTTTGCATTTGAATCCCTGGCAATTTTTAGGAGCGGGCATCGTAGGTTATTATTTTGCTTGGTTAGTTGCAAAAACAGGATCCATAGCTCAGCCGATTTTAGCTCATATGGTATTTAACGGATTCCCGATTTTGGTTAAACATGGATTTCAAATTAAAATCGAAGGATATACCGGCGAATCAATGGCCAACGGATTATTGCAACCCGTTTGGCTTGATATCCTAGGCGTAATCATCACGGCATTCGGAATCCTGATCTCGAGTTACCTTTTTCGCCAAGGATCTAAACTCGCAGATTAA
- a CDS encoding IspD/TarI family cytidylyltransferase: protein MKSWFPSENLYVILLLGGTGSRMSSSLPKQFIELEGKPILLHSLNSFLEWGKSKSIVLVSHRDYMEKTERLCAPYLRERDRIVEGGETRHQSTLAGLRSIQIFDSDLVLIHDAARPFVLPSDLDRLSIAAEDSGISTLANRNYETVLQEENGRIRFLDRDTIWFMKTPQAVRGDILKKLQSDRAIQEPTDLCTWTESFGITARLIESHPYNLKITRSEDLPLAEAFLPLFRSLQ, encoded by the coding sequence ATGAAATCCTGGTTCCCCTCTGAGAACCTATATGTAATTCTTCTCTTAGGGGGGACGGGTTCTAGAATGAGCTCCTCCTTACCTAAGCAATTTATAGAATTGGAAGGTAAACCGATTCTATTACATAGTTTGAATTCGTTTCTGGAGTGGGGGAAGTCCAAAAGTATAGTCCTAGTTTCGCACAGGGATTATATGGAAAAGACCGAAAGACTTTGCGCTCCGTACCTTAGGGAAAGAGATCGAATTGTAGAAGGTGGAGAGACTCGGCATCAGTCGACTCTTGCAGGTTTAAGAAGTATTCAAATATTCGATTCTGATCTGGTGCTCATACACGATGCTGCAAGGCCGTTCGTACTTCCTTCCGACTTAGATCGTTTATCTATAGCTGCGGAAGACTCGGGCATATCCACCTTGGCGAATCGAAATTATGAAACGGTATTGCAGGAAGAGAATGGGCGAATTCGGTTTCTGGATCGCGATACGATATGGTTTATGAAGACACCTCAAGCCGTTCGAGGAGATATATTAAAAAAATTACAATCCGATCGGGCAATACAGGAACCGACGGATCTTTGCACATGGACAGAGAGTTTCGGTATTACAGCGAGACTTATCGAATCTCATCCGTATAATTTGAAAATCACGAGATCGGAAGATCTCCCTTTAGCGGAGGCGTTTTTACCGCTATTTCGATCCTTGCAGTAA
- a CDS encoding diaminopimelate decarboxylase, which yields MQSIENLKFLTPDEARKIAESYGTPVFVYTRKGIESSCDAALAFPNAYGLTVRFAMKANPGRTILEILRRKGIHIDASSEHEVARAILAGFQPGDILLTSQQLAASLKDLVEQGVQFNACSLRQLEEFGKLFPGREVSIRFNPGLGSGATKKTDVGGKTSSFGVWHEEIDQVKAIVSRYDLKVVRVHTHIGSGSDPEVWKAVALYTLEIAAQFPNCKIVNMGGGFKVGRMQGEKTTDPQTIGGPVRELFESFAKEKGTKLRMEIEPGSFLMVNNGAIIARVDDIVNTGPGGYTFVKLDMGMDVNTRPALYAAKHPLVVVPSGGDETRAAADFVYVGHCCESGDLITQEEGGGPQLRKTHEPKIGDLIVMEGAGAYCSSMSVKNYNSYPETPEILFDTDGAYKLIRKKQNLEQIVQNEILVPL from the coding sequence ATGCAATCAATAGAAAATCTAAAATTTTTGACGCCCGATGAAGCGAGAAAAATTGCTGAATCCTACGGAACTCCCGTCTTCGTTTATACCAGAAAAGGAATCGAATCCAGTTGCGATGCTGCACTCGCTTTCCCGAATGCCTACGGGCTTACCGTACGATTCGCGATGAAAGCAAATCCGGGTCGAACGATCCTGGAAATATTGAGAAGAAAAGGGATTCATATCGATGCTTCCTCCGAGCATGAAGTCGCCAGGGCTATCTTGGCAGGATTTCAACCGGGAGATATTTTGCTTACTTCCCAACAGCTTGCAGCTTCCCTAAAGGATCTGGTAGAACAAGGCGTTCAGTTCAACGCTTGTTCGCTTCGACAATTGGAAGAATTCGGAAAATTATTTCCAGGTCGGGAAGTTAGCATTCGTTTCAATCCCGGACTAGGCTCGGGCGCTACAAAAAAGACCGATGTGGGAGGAAAGACTTCCTCATTCGGAGTTTGGCACGAAGAAATAGATCAAGTTAAGGCAATTGTTTCCAGATACGATTTAAAAGTCGTAAGGGTCCATACTCATATCGGTTCAGGTTCCGATCCGGAAGTGTGGAAGGCTGTCGCTCTTTATACTCTCGAAATAGCCGCTCAGTTTCCTAATTGCAAAATCGTTAATATGGGCGGAGGCTTTAAAGTCGGTAGAATGCAAGGCGAAAAAACCACCGATCCTCAAACGATCGGCGGTCCAGTTCGAGAATTGTTCGAATCGTTTGCGAAGGAAAAAGGAACGAAACTTCGGATGGAGATCGAACCCGGTTCTTTTTTAATGGTGAATAACGGCGCGATTATCGCTCGAGTGGACGATATCGTCAATACCGGTCCGGGCGGATATACGTTCGTAAAATTAGACATGGGAATGGACGTGAATACCCGCCCTGCTCTCTATGCAGCCAAACATCCGTTGGTCGTCGTTCCTTCGGGCGGAGATGAAACGAGAGCGGCGGCCGATTTTGTCTATGTCGGACACTGTTGTGAAAGCGGCGATTTGATCACCCAGGAAGAAGGAGGCGGACCTCAATTAAGAAAAACGCATGAACCGAAAATCGGAGACTTAATCGTAATGGAGGGAGCCGGAGCTTATTGTTCTTCCATGTCGGTTAAGAATTATAATTCGTATCCCGAAACGCCCGAGATACTCTTCGATACGGACGGAGCTTATAAATTAATCCGAAAAAAACAAAACTTAGAACAGATCGTTCAGAATGAAATCCTGGTTCCCCTCTGA